One Stigmatopora nigra isolate UIUO_SnigA chromosome 1, RoL_Snig_1.1, whole genome shotgun sequence DNA segment encodes these proteins:
- the LOC144205945 gene encoding splicing factor U2AF 35 kDa subunit-like isoform X2, which translates to MQEHYDEFFEEVFTEMEEKYGEVEEMNVCDNLGDHLVGNVYVKFRREEDAEKAVMDLNNRWFNAQPVHSELSPVTDFREACCRQYEMGECTRGGFCNFMHLKPISRELRRQLYGRRGKRPRSRSRSRERSPRPKDRRRDRERRRSRDRERSGRF; encoded by the exons ATGCAGGAGCACTACGATGAGTTTTTTGAA GAGGTCTTCACAGAGATGGAGGAGAAGTACGGGGAAGTGGAAGAAATGAACGTCTGTGACAATCTGGGCGATCATCTGGTTGGTAACGTCTACGTCAAG TTCCGGCGAGAAGAGGATGCCGAAAAAGCTGTCATGGACTTGAACAACCGCTGGTTTAACGCCCAGCCCGTCCACTCCGAGCTCTCGCCAGTCACTGACTTCAGGGAAGCTTGCTGCCGTCAGTATGAAATGGG AGAGTGCACCCGAGGTGGCTTCTGCAACTTTATGCATCTCAAACCTATATCAAGGGAACTTCGACGACAGTTGTACGGACGGCGAGGGAAAAG acCACGTTCTCGCTCGCGTTCCCGAGAAAGAAGCCCCCGTCCAAAGGATCGGCGACGGGACCGTGAAAGACGAAGGTCGAGAGACAGAGAACGCTCAGGAAGATTTTGA
- the btla gene encoding uncharacterized protein btla isoform X2, with amino-acid sequence MRRLLFRVCTFCKTHIKSHVSTHIKCKAMSVRGSCISLGENKSKCIRCETLFYICMRGHEEDKLFLIMKHYTSVLLVSIFIQLNLTSSISDEYCREIIAGDTGIYTAQVGGDLQINCTCNYANCFNKSCNISWFKWENGNFVQVIADSHTDYKQIRLGHSEAMFLLCIKNIQISNAGIYRCKIRRAESQNINVEVYGHKRINISQRNENSTIITNKGWQLDLYTDAGIIAFVIIVIFISVILILHCKGAQKRETQSSNQKRNLGNQPPSDIPAAVTQTSSRNFIHTQVSLADGNDTQSRRKKKKRSVAYCTLNHDLLPTATGKPRRPQEESLMYADIRV; translated from the exons ATGAGAAGACTCTTGTTTCGGGTCTGCACCTTTTGCAAGACCCACATAAAGTCTCACGTGTCTACCCACATCAAATGCAAAGCCATGTCAGTGAGAGGAAGTTGCATTTCTCTTGGTGAGAACAAATCAAAGTGCATACGCTGTGAGACCCTCTTTTATATTTGCATGCGAGGACATGAGGAAgataaattgtttttaatcatgAAACACTACACTAGTGTGCTATTGGTGTCCATCTTTATCCAACTTAATCTCACTTCTAGTATCAGCG ATGAATACTGCCGAGAAATTATCGCAGGGGACACTGGAATTTACACCGCTCAAGTTGGGGGTGACCTACAGATAAATTGCACCTGCAATTATGCTAATTGTTTTAACAAATCTTGCAATATCTCCTGGTTTAAATGGGAGAACGGTAATTTTGTGCAAGTGATCGCAGACTCGCATACTGACTACAAACAGATACGTTTAGGCCATTCTGAAGCAATGTTCTTATTATGcatcaaaaatattcaaattagcAATGCAGGTATATATCGCTGCAAAATTCGACGTGCCGAAAGCCAAAACATCAACGTTGAGGTGTACG GCCACAAGAGGATCAACATATCACAGAGGAATGAAaaca GTACCATAATAACCAACAAAGGATGGCAGCTGGATCTGTACACAGATGCAGGCATAATTGCCTTTGTCATCATAGTGATAtttatttctgtcattttaatACTGCACTGTAAAG GCGCCCAAAAGAGAGAAACACAAAGTAGCAACCAG AAGCGGAATTTGGGAAACCAGCCACCAAGCGACATACCAGCAGCAGTCACGCAAACCTCTTCCAGAAACTTCATTCACACTCAAGTGAGTTTAGCGGATGGTAACGATACACAAtcaaggagaaagaaaaagaaaaggtctGTCGCATACTGTACTCTCAATCACGATCTTTTGCCCACTGCTACCGGAAAACCAAGACGCCCTCAAGAGGAAAGTCTAATGTATGCCGATATACGAGTATGA
- the LOC144205945 gene encoding splicing factor U2AF 35 kDa subunit-like isoform X1 codes for MAEYLASIFGTEKDKVNCSFYFKIGACRHGDRCSRLHNKPTFSQTILIQNIYRNPQNSAQTADASRCAVSDVEMQEHYDEFFEEVFTEMEEKYGEVEEMNVCDNLGDHLVGNVYVKFRREEDAEKAVMDLNNRWFNAQPVHSELSPVTDFREACCRQYEMGECTRGGFCNFMHLKPISRELRRQLYGRRGKRPRSRSRSRERSPRPKDRRRDRERRRSRDRERSGRF; via the exons ATGGCGGAATACCTGGCGTCCATTTTCGGCACAGAAAAAGACAA GGTCAATTGTTCTTTCTATTTCAAAATTGGAGCTTGCAGACATGGAGACCGCTGCTCAAGACTGCACAACAAACCAACCTTCAGCCAG ACCATTTTGATACAAAACATCTACCGCAACCCACAGAACAGTGCGCAGACAGCTGACGCGTCACGCT GTGCAGTCAGTGACGTGGAAATGCAGGAGCACTACGATGAGTTTTTTGAA GAGGTCTTCACAGAGATGGAGGAGAAGTACGGGGAAGTGGAAGAAATGAACGTCTGTGACAATCTGGGCGATCATCTGGTTGGTAACGTCTACGTCAAG TTCCGGCGAGAAGAGGATGCCGAAAAAGCTGTCATGGACTTGAACAACCGCTGGTTTAACGCCCAGCCCGTCCACTCCGAGCTCTCGCCAGTCACTGACTTCAGGGAAGCTTGCTGCCGTCAGTATGAAATGGG AGAGTGCACCCGAGGTGGCTTCTGCAACTTTATGCATCTCAAACCTATATCAAGGGAACTTCGACGACAGTTGTACGGACGGCGAGGGAAAAG acCACGTTCTCGCTCGCGTTCCCGAGAAAGAAGCCCCCGTCCAAAGGATCGGCGACGGGACCGTGAAAGACGAAGGTCGAGAGACAGAGAACGCTCAGGAAGATTTTGA
- the btla gene encoding uncharacterized protein btla isoform X1 — translation MRRLLFRVCTFCKTHIKSHVSTHIKCKAMSVRGSCISLGENKSKCIRCETLFYICMRGHEEDKLFLIMKHYTSVLLVSIFIQLNLTSSISDEYCREIIAGDTGIYTAQVGGDLQINCTCNYANCFNKSCNISWFKWENGNFVQVIADSHTDYKQIRLGHSEAMFLLCIKNIQISNAGIYRCKIRRAESQNINVEVYGHKRINISQRNENSTIITNKGWQLDLYTDAGIIAFVIIVIFISVILILHCKGAQKRETQSSNQKRNLGNQPPSDIPAAVTQTSSRNFIHTQTPSRGKSNVCRYTSMTFNKIIFPASSSQGTNFFSYIHLSLSTTAIHPLTLKKSNIWSS, via the exons ATGAGAAGACTCTTGTTTCGGGTCTGCACCTTTTGCAAGACCCACATAAAGTCTCACGTGTCTACCCACATCAAATGCAAAGCCATGTCAGTGAGAGGAAGTTGCATTTCTCTTGGTGAGAACAAATCAAAGTGCATACGCTGTGAGACCCTCTTTTATATTTGCATGCGAGGACATGAGGAAgataaattgtttttaatcatgAAACACTACACTAGTGTGCTATTGGTGTCCATCTTTATCCAACTTAATCTCACTTCTAGTATCAGCG ATGAATACTGCCGAGAAATTATCGCAGGGGACACTGGAATTTACACCGCTCAAGTTGGGGGTGACCTACAGATAAATTGCACCTGCAATTATGCTAATTGTTTTAACAAATCTTGCAATATCTCCTGGTTTAAATGGGAGAACGGTAATTTTGTGCAAGTGATCGCAGACTCGCATACTGACTACAAACAGATACGTTTAGGCCATTCTGAAGCAATGTTCTTATTATGcatcaaaaatattcaaattagcAATGCAGGTATATATCGCTGCAAAATTCGACGTGCCGAAAGCCAAAACATCAACGTTGAGGTGTACG GCCACAAGAGGATCAACATATCACAGAGGAATGAAaaca GTACCATAATAACCAACAAAGGATGGCAGCTGGATCTGTACACAGATGCAGGCATAATTGCCTTTGTCATCATAGTGATAtttatttctgtcattttaatACTGCACTGTAAAG GCGCCCAAAAGAGAGAAACACAAAGTAGCAACCAG AAGCGGAATTTGGGAAACCAGCCACCAAGCGACATACCAGCAGCAGTCACGCAAACCTCTTCCAGAAACTTCATTCACACTCAA ACGCCCTCAAGAGGAAAGTCTAATGTATGCCGATATACGAGTATGACTTTTAACAAAATCATCTTTCCCGCATCTTCAAGCCAAGGAACTAACTTcttttcatacattcatttgagtttgtCAACCACTGCTATACACCCACTAACACTCAAAAAATCCAACATTTGGTCGAGTTAG